The following are from one region of the Primulina eburnea isolate SZY01 chromosome 17, ASM2296580v1, whole genome shotgun sequence genome:
- the LOC140818606 gene encoding mitochondrial uncoupling protein 1-like has translation MLVRIVRYLFVSFFFYLVMADHGNVKSNISFAGTFASSAFAACFAEICTIPLDTAKVRLQLQKKAAAGEGVALLKYRGLLGTVGTIAREEGLAALWKGIIPGLHRQCLFGGLRIGLYDPVKTFYVGKDHVGDVPLSKKVLAALTTGALGIIIANPTDLVKVRLQAEGKLPPGVPRRYSGALNAYSTIFRQEGLGALWTGVGPNIARNAIINAAELASYDQVKQTILKIPGFTDNVVTHLFAGLGAGFFAVCIGSPVDVVKSRMMGDSGYKNTLDCFVKTLKNDGPMAFYKGFIPNFGRLGSWNVIMFLTLEQAKKFVRSLESS, from the exons ATGCTCGTTCGAATAGTTAGGTATCTatttgtttcatttttcttttatctgGTGATGGCGGATCACGGAAATGTGAAATCTAATATCTCTTTCGCCGGAACATTCGCTAGCAGTGCTTTTGCTGCGTGCTTTGCGGAG ATTTGCACGATCCCATTAGATACAGCCAAAGTTAGGCTTCAGTTGCAGAAGAAAGCTGCCGCAGGGGAGGGGGTGGCTTTGCTGAAATACAGGGGATTGTTAGGTACGGTTGGCACTATTGCAAGGGAAGAAGGACTGGCTGCCCTATGGAAGGGCATTATTCCGGGATTACATCGTCAATGCCTGTTTGGAGGCTTGAGGATTGGATTATATGATCCT GTTAAAACATTCTATGTTGGCAAAGATCATGTTGGAGATGTGCCATTGTCAAAGAAGGTACTTGCTGCACTCACAACAG GTGCTTTGGGAATCATCATAGCTAATCCGACTGATCTCGTTAAAGTAAGGCTTCAAGCTGAGGGAAAGCTTCCACCTGGTGTTCCAAGGCGTTATTCTGGAGCTTTAAATGCTTATTCTACCATCTTCAGACAG GAAGGACTTGGTGCTTTGTGGACTGGAGTTGGACCAAATATTGCCCGCAATGCTATCATAAATGCTGCTGAATTAGCCAGTTATGATCAAGTGAAGCAG ACCATTCTGAAAATCCCTGGCTTCACTGACAATGTTGTCACCCATCTCTTTGCTGGCTTAGGAGCTGGTTTCTTCGCAGTTTGCATTGGTTCCCCAGTTGACGTG GTCAAATCAAGAATGATGGGTGATTCTGGATACAAAAATACACTCGATTGTTTTGTAAAGACTTTGAAGAATGAT GGACCTATGGCCTTCTACAAAGGCTTTATTCCCAACTTTGGACGGCTAGGATCTTGGAATGTTATTATGTTTTTGACATTAGAGCAG GCTAAGAAGTTCGTTCGAAGTTTAGAGTCATCTTAA
- the LOC140818674 gene encoding uncharacterized protein has protein sequence MSISGSSGSDDSDYYLSESDTSQPLGGSCDGINPETRSFASCGLSKKDQSLKSPILEDIPESSELLGDDSGDALTSQDLERLREALRIPSECDLQVPGPKHNCHNPPSGYFTIFLEHFTNGLVFPPQTLLVSLVDSFGISFSQLSPNALIVFTAFCHKVKEIQMQPSVELFHSLFSGRRSKPESFVYFQPRPKCKFLSRIPSPRNFWKSQFFYVKDCGWGIPTVWSSGLRKIALTETHHALQLQCRDLGLFEEIFNIGSLNIAGNKFDLAAIRARKAVVGRRSPIAGNSRAPTSRAALESREIIRRGFPRSRSEHYRGPESNAPKKNNFSPSNRVVEAQSSNGGKEDKKRGHEVAQKKDAEEISKNVKRVRADEQGTSSKIPRAKHIFVDGVNHREKADSFWDLEDPEIGWKKGRSIVGDHDMVHLVSLPTDSFAHSLAWNSCQGLSLACAVRVREEKLRNDQEKWREEVSRVKEENCRLVEEKNKISAELLQVQRKLADKGKDLAILEEKHSAELKTGGQFLESEAGKTFLKHVEEQSVRTFKASDAFRDDVLDQAMTIHDDVVLDCRDQLRKTGRVPEEVVMMIEPSVSEIGRISIDDIPLGDAEMIEALDLQAAEEET, from the exons ATGTCCATAAGTGGCTCTAGTGGGAGTGACGATTCGGACTATTATCTTTCAGAGTCGGATACTTCCCAACCCCTCGGTGGGTCATGCGATGGGATTAATCCAGAGACCCGATCTTTCGCCTCATGTGGACTTTCCAAAAAAGATCAGTCATTAAAGAGCCCTATATTGGAGGATATCCCTGAATCGAGTGAACTTTTGGGTGACGACTCGGGCGATGCTCTGACTAGTCAAGATCTTGAGAGGTTGCGTGAGGCGCTTAGGATACCATCGGAGTGCGACCTTCAGGTTCCGGGGCCTAAACATAATTGTCACAACCCACCGTCGGGTTACTTCACTATTTTTCTTGAACATTTTACCAACGGTTTGGTGTTTCCTCCACAAACTCTGTTAGTGAGCTTGGTTGACAGTTTCGGTATTAGCTTTAGTCAACTATCCCCGAATGCCCTTATAGTCTTTACGGCCTTTTGCCATAAGGTAAAGGAAATTCAAATGCAACCAAGTGTTGAATTGTTCCACTCCCTCTTCTCGGGACGCAGGAGTAAACCAGAATCATTTGTTTACTTTCAACCTCGTCCTAAATGTAAATTTCTGTCTCGAATACCTTCTCCAAGGAATTTTTGGAAATCCCAATTCTTTTACGTTAAGGACTGCGGGTGGGGAATACCGACGGTTTGGAGCTCGGGACTCCGGAAGATTGCACTGACAGAGACTCACCATGCTCTTCAACTTCAATGCCGAGACTTAGGTCTCTTTGAAGAGATTTTTAACATTGGGAGTTTAAATATCGCtg GCAACAAGTTCGACTTGGCAGCGATCCGGGCTCGCAAGGCCGTTGTAGGGAGGCGCTCCCCGATTGCGGGGAATAGCCGAGCACCTACAAGTCGTGCGGCTTTAGAATCTCGTGAAATCATCCGAAGAGGGTTCCCTCGAAGCCGCTCCGAGCATTATCGTGGGCCTGAGTCTAATGCGCCAAAGAAAAATAACTTCTCGCCGTCAAACAGAGTTGTGGAGGCTCAATCTTCGAATGGAGGAAAAGAGGATAAAAAACGAGGTCACGAGGTGGCGCAAAAGAAGGATGCTGAAGAGATATCAAAAAATGTCAAGAGGGTCCGTGCGGATGAGCAAGGGACGTCCTCCAAGATTCCACGTGCCAAGCATATCTTCGTAGATGGGGTCAATCATAGGGAGAAGGCTGACTCTTTTTGGGACTTAGAAGACCCAGAGATTGGGTGGAAGAAAGGACGGAGCATTGTTGGGGATCATGACATGGTCCATTTGGTGTCGTTGCCTACAGATTCATTCGCGCACTCTCTTGCGTGGAACTCGTGTCAG GGTTTGTCCTTAGCATGTGCTGTGCGAGTTCGGGAGGAAAAATTGCGGAACGATCAAGAGAAGTGGCGAGAAGAGGTTTCTCGGGTGAAGGAGGAGAATTGCCGTCTTGTCGAAGAGAAGAATAAAATCAGTGCGGAACTTCTTCAAGTGCAGAGAAAACTTGCTGACAAAGGAAAAGATCTTGCAATCCTTGAAGAGAAACATTCTGCAGAGTTGAAGACCGGTGGCCAGTTTCTTGAGTCTGAGGCAGGCAAAACTTTTCTGAAACATGTTGAGGAACAAAGTGTTCGGACGTTCAAAGCGTCTGATGCCTTTCGCGATGACGTTCTTGATCAGGCCATGACGATTCATGATGATGTGGTGTTGGATTGCCGGGATCAGTTGAGGAAGACTGGACGCGTGCCAGAAGAGGTAGTGATGATGATTGAGCCTAGCGTCTCGGAAATAGGCAGAATCTCCATTGACGATATCCCGTTGGGCGATGCCGAGATGATCGAGGCATTGGATCTTCAGGCTGCTGAAGAAGAAACATAG